Below is a window of Streptomyces sp. NBC_00223 DNA.
GACGGCGTCCTGCGCGGCCCGGTCGTCGCCGAGCTGGGTCAGCGCGTCGTTGAGGGCGCCGTAGGGCTGCCAGGCGTACGGGTCGTCGGCGACGGCCTTGTCGGCCCAGGTGCGCGCCTGGGCGAACCGGTGCCGGGCGTTGGCGAGTCCGGCCATGCCGGTGAGCGCCGCGGTGTTGTGCTGGGGTTGAAGTGCGAGGGAACGGCGCAGCGCCGACTCGGACTTGGGGTAGAGCGTCGGATCGACGGCGAGCCGGGCCTGTTCGACGTAGGCCGAGCCGAGCTGGGCCCAGCCGGGCGCGTCGACCGGCTGTCGGCGCAGCCCCGCCTGGAGCTCGGCGACCACCGCGTCGATGGTCCGCGCCCCGCCCCGGGCGCCGGAGCCGCTGTCGCCGCTGCCCGGCGCGGCCAGTGGGGCCGGCGGTCCTGGCGGGTCCGCCGTATGCTCCAGCACCGCGAAGCCGGTCAGGCCGGCACACAGCGCGGCGGCGGTGACGATCAGTGCGAGGCGGCGCATGGAGGTCGTGTCCTCGGGCTCGAAGGTGGTGGGAGCGGGGTGCCCGTACGGCCGGCAGGTCCGTACGGGCACCCCGGGTTCATCCGGCCTGGTTCACCGCGTTGGTGAAGGGCAGGGCGATGTACGGGAAGCCGCCCGTGAAGGGGCGGCCCGGTCCGTTCACGCCGTCACCGGCGGCCAGGGCCTGGACGAGGTGTCCGGGAGTGGCGCCTTCGAGGACCTGGATGGCGATGTCCACCACGTCGTCACCCAGTCGCCGCCCGTTGGGGAATCCCTGGAAGTCGCCGCTGAGCACGCCGAGCCGGTTCGGGCTCGCCGTCACCGGGGTCGACATGTTCAGCCGCAGTTCCTCCGCGGGGACGAAGCGCCGCTTGTCGATGTCCTTGTTCAGCAGCTGCGAGTTGAGGTCGACCGCCAGCGGGCCGCCCGCCGCCTTCGCGATGCCGGTCAGGAAGATCTCCTGAAGGTCCTTGCGCGGGGTGGCGGGGGCGGGGATGCCGTAGATCGACTGGATGAGCTTGGGCACCTCGGGGTCGAGAACCTTCGCGACGAGCTTGGGCTGGTCGTGGTCCGCCGACGGCGGCAGGGCGTTGAAGGCGTTCTTCAGGCCCGCCGGCACGATCGCCTCGTTGACGAGCGGGTTGCCCAGTCGGGAGACCTGCACGTACGGGCCGGTCGCGGTCGACTTGCCGGGGCTGAGCCGCATGGTGCGCCGCTCGGTCGAACTCCACACGCCGATCACCGGGTTGCGGCCGGCGTTGCCGCGGTAGGCCAGCGCGGACTTGGGCACCTGGATGGCCACGGTGTTGACGTTGTAGCCGTTGAGCGTGTTGTGGCCGGTCTCGCTCAGGTTCCCGCCGTAGAGCAGGTCGAAGATCCGCAGGTCGAGGAAGAACGGGTCGGCCGCCTGGCTCGCGACCGTCCGACCGCCGCCCGGCAGCTGGCGGGTCGCCTGGCTGCGCAGCCGCCCGTAGTCGGGCATGGACGCCTTGCCGACATTGGACGGGGCGGCGATGGCGTCCTCGACCAGCGTCACGGGGCGGTGGCCGGCCCGGATCTCCTGGAGCGTGTAGTGCTGGCGGAAGAGCAGGGTGGGATCGGTGAGGTTGTTGACGACCCCGTTGTTGTACAGGAATGTCTTGTCGTCCCGCCGGTCCTCGTTGCGGAACGTCCACCGGTAGGTCAGGTCCGGCTTGCCGGTGCCCTGGCTGTCGATGTTGATGTCGTAGTGGGCGTCCGTGGCGAACGGGTAGAAGTTCGGCCCGCCGTTCGGCTCCTGGAACGGGTACCAGTTCGCGACCAGCGTCACCGTGTCGGACTTGTCGGGGCTGGAGAACGCGTACAGGTCGGTGTTGTCGACCTGCGGGTCCGAGGCGATCAGCGGTGCCTCGCGGTGGCTGGACGCCTGGCCGACGCCGGCGCCGGGACCGGCCAGCGCCGCGCCCGCGACGGCGGTGCTCAGCGCGAGCAGGAGGGCGGCCGACTTCCACCGGCCGATGGCGGCCGGTTTTCTGCGAAGGGTCATGGAGGGGCTTTCTCTGGGGTGGAGGACGCGGCCCAGGGGGCGCATCACACGTTCCTGCGAGTTCGTCCCCGGAGGGCCGCCGGACTGGCCGGGCGGGTCGACTCCACCCGGGTGGCCCAGCAAATTCCCGCCCAGTGGCCGAAACAGGGGGTGTACGGCTGCCCCGGCATACGCGGCCCGCCCCCGCGCCCTGCGCTATCGCCATGGTGAATCCCGCCGTACTGGCGGGCATCTTGAAGGTGCCGCGCACGATGCGCGCCGGACAGTTCGACGAGCAGGCGCCTCAGGAGCGGCTCGACCGGCGGGGCCTGTTGAACCGCCTGCTGCGGCGGCGGGTCATGCGGTCGATCGACAAGCCCTGGCGGA
It encodes the following:
- a CDS encoding DUF4331 domain-containing protein encodes the protein MTLRRKPAAIGRWKSAALLLALSTAVAGAALAGPGAGVGQASSHREAPLIASDPQVDNTDLYAFSSPDKSDTVTLVANWYPFQEPNGGPNFYPFATDAHYDINIDSQGTGKPDLTYRWTFRNEDRRDDKTFLYNNGVVNNLTDPTLLFRQHYTLQEIRAGHRPVTLVEDAIAAPSNVGKASMPDYGRLRSQATRQLPGGGRTVASQAADPFFLDLRIFDLLYGGNLSETGHNTLNGYNVNTVAIQVPKSALAYRGNAGRNPVIGVWSSTERRTMRLSPGKSTATGPYVQVSRLGNPLVNEAIVPAGLKNAFNALPPSADHDQPKLVAKVLDPEVPKLIQSIYGIPAPATPRKDLQEIFLTGIAKAAGGPLAVDLNSQLLNKDIDKRRFVPAEELRLNMSTPVTASPNRLGVLSGDFQGFPNGRRLGDDVVDIAIQVLEGATPGHLVQALAAGDGVNGPGRPFTGGFPYIALPFTNAVNQAG
- a CDS encoding HoxN/HupN/NixA family nickel/cobalt transporter — translated: MVNPAVLAGILKVPRTMRAGQFDEQAPQERLDRRGLLNRLLRRRVMRSIDKPWRMCPVGLLLGPGFDTATEVAPMVLAGPGAATPSAPPSGAEGPFRRSRVAGGKRSW